A window of the Euzebya pacifica genome harbors these coding sequences:
- a CDS encoding YgfZ/GcvT domain-containing protein, which yields MTQPTDLLIDTPAIHRRTDGVIRVAGPDRIAYLHSLLSQDVEGTKPGDVADFLYLDAKGEHLAAGTMVVHAEHVLLLVPAEIAAAVAERLDRFRFMMQVEVSDLTGEWSLASLRGPGEVDAPGARSQPGTAAPHGDGLVIRDRDGGVDLLGPTSWVTDRVEELVEDRDLPLASAEDWERHRIATGRPGWGSEIATGRRTQELGLLPTHVHLRKGCYPGQESIAKIFNLGRPRRALAVIEADHVLAAGDTLGEGRRPGEVTSAAATGDGRTVALALLPLVDGELPETVDTPDGVVRVRTRVGAGMPLRGA from the coding sequence ATGACCCAGCCCACCGACCTGCTGATCGACACCCCGGCCATCCACCGCAGGACCGACGGTGTGATCCGTGTCGCCGGCCCCGACCGCATCGCCTACCTGCACTCCCTGCTCAGCCAGGACGTGGAGGGCACGAAGCCCGGGGACGTGGCGGACTTCCTCTACCTCGACGCCAAGGGCGAACACCTCGCCGCCGGCACGATGGTCGTGCACGCCGAGCACGTCCTGCTGCTGGTCCCGGCCGAGATCGCCGCAGCGGTCGCCGAACGGCTGGACCGCTTCCGGTTCATGATGCAAGTGGAGGTCAGCGACCTCACCGGCGAGTGGTCGCTGGCCAGTCTCCGGGGGCCGGGCGAGGTCGACGCCCCGGGCGCCCGCAGCCAGCCGGGAACCGCCGCACCACACGGCGACGGGCTCGTCATCCGGGACCGCGACGGTGGGGTGGACCTGCTGGGCCCGACGTCCTGGGTCACGGACCGGGTCGAGGAGCTGGTGGAGGATCGGGACCTGCCGCTGGCGTCAGCCGAGGACTGGGAGCGCCACCGCATCGCCACCGGTCGTCCGGGCTGGGGCAGCGAGATCGCGACCGGCCGACGGACCCAGGAGCTGGGCCTGCTGCCCACCCATGTGCACCTGCGCAAGGGGTGCTATCCGGGTCAGGAGTCGATCGCCAAGATCTTCAACCTCGGGCGTCCCCGCCGGGCCCTGGCGGTCATCGAGGCCGACCACGTCCTCGCAGCCGGCGACACCCTCGGGGAGGGACGTCGGCCGGGGGAGGTCACCAGCGCGGCAGCGACCGGGGACGGGCGCACCGTCGCCCTGGCCCTGCTGCCCCTGGTCGACGGCGAGCTGCCCGAGACCGTCGACACCCCCGACGGCGTCGTGCGCGTCCGCACCCGCGTCGGTGCCGGCATGCCCCTCCGCGGCGCCTGA
- the gnd gene encoding phosphogluconate dehydrogenase (NAD(+)-dependent, decarboxylating) produces MQIGMVGLGKMGGNMTVRLLRGGHDVVAHDVSAEAVASAAEAGATGVDSLEALVAAMPAPRIVWVMVPSGEITERTVRTLGGLMDAGDVIVDGGNSRFSDSVALAASLAEDGVLMVDAGTSGGIWGLEEGYCLMVGGTNEAIERLSPALETLAPPDGWAHVGPVGAGHYVKMIHNGVEYAMMQAYAEGFELMAAGDFGIDLHQVAEVWRHGSVVRSWLLDLTARALDADPGLEELDAWVPDSGEGRWTVQTAVDLAVPTPTIAAALFNRFASREDNAFGQRLLAALRNQFGGHAVKPAEGGHE; encoded by the coding sequence ATGCAGATCGGGATGGTCGGACTGGGAAAGATGGGCGGCAACATGACCGTCCGCCTGTTGCGCGGGGGCCACGACGTGGTCGCCCACGACGTCAGCGCCGAGGCGGTGGCATCAGCGGCGGAGGCGGGCGCAACGGGGGTGGACTCCCTCGAGGCGCTGGTGGCAGCGATGCCCGCACCGCGGATCGTGTGGGTGATGGTCCCCTCGGGGGAGATCACCGAACGAACCGTGCGGACCCTCGGTGGGCTGATGGATGCCGGCGACGTGATCGTCGACGGGGGCAACTCGCGCTTCAGCGACTCCGTGGCGCTGGCCGCGTCGCTGGCCGAGGACGGCGTGCTGATGGTGGACGCCGGCACCTCCGGCGGCATCTGGGGGCTGGAGGAGGGGTACTGCCTGATGGTCGGTGGGACCAACGAGGCCATCGAGCGGCTGTCCCCGGCGCTCGAGACGCTGGCGCCACCCGACGGCTGGGCGCACGTCGGCCCGGTCGGCGCCGGGCACTACGTCAAGATGATCCACAACGGCGTCGAGTACGCGATGATGCAGGCCTACGCCGAGGGGTTCGAGCTGATGGCCGCGGGCGACTTCGGCATCGACCTGCACCAGGTCGCGGAGGTGTGGCGCCACGGGTCGGTGGTGCGTTCGTGGCTGCTGGACCTCACCGCCCGTGCGCTGGACGCCGACCCGGGGCTGGAGGAGCTGGACGCGTGGGTGCCGGACTCCGGTGAGGGCCGCTGGACGGTGCAGACCGCCGTCGACCTGGCCGTCCCCACCCCCACCATCGCCGCGGCCCTCTTCAACCGGTTCGCCAGCCGCGAGGACAACGCGTTCGGCCAGCGGCTCCTGGCGGCGCTGCGCAACCAGTTCGGCGGTCACGCCGTGAAGCCGGCCGAGGGAGGACACGAGTGA
- the zwf gene encoding glucose-6-phosphate dehydrogenase, which yields MGDRDLTPPDAVIVLFGGNGDLARRKLIPSLWDLHRAGLMPEQWVLIGASRSDMADEAYGEFAREALAEFDREVSADDQDAFTEFASHLRYRGGGFDADDPSRIADAVAEAEQEMGGEPTRLFYLAVPPSAFGPITEGIGAAGLDQRARVVFEKPFGTDAESFAELDDTVRSVLTEEQIYRIDHFLGKETLQNVLALRFANGMFEPVWNRQHIDHIQIDSPESIDIGSRASFYESTGALRDMVVTHLFQVLSIIALEPPVSLDPSPLMDEKRKVFESMSTLRCEDVVFGQYEGYTESEGVAADSTTETFVAARIEIDNWRWAGVPIYLRTGKAMAEKRQTMTLAFKRPPRQMFAAHGLRADAHDHLTLDMAGDQGVTVSFLAKRPGPRLRLGQASMRFSYEQDFGATGGVQLDAYERLLHDALLGDRTLFTRADGIGRTWELVKPILERPPRVLPYARGSWGPEAATELIAPRTWHLPEDHEH from the coding sequence ATGGGTGATCGCGACCTGACGCCGCCGGATGCGGTCATCGTGCTGTTCGGCGGCAACGGCGACCTGGCCCGCCGCAAGCTCATCCCCTCGTTGTGGGACCTTCACCGCGCTGGCCTGATGCCGGAGCAGTGGGTGCTGATCGGGGCGTCCCGTTCCGACATGGCCGACGAGGCGTACGGCGAGTTCGCCCGCGAGGCGCTGGCGGAGTTCGACCGCGAGGTCTCCGCCGACGACCAGGACGCGTTCACCGAGTTCGCCAGCCACCTGCGCTACCGCGGCGGGGGCTTCGACGCCGACGACCCCTCGCGCATCGCTGACGCGGTCGCCGAGGCCGAGCAGGAGATGGGTGGCGAGCCGACCCGCCTGTTCTACCTGGCCGTCCCGCCGTCGGCGTTCGGGCCGATCACCGAGGGCATCGGTGCAGCCGGTCTGGACCAGCGGGCACGGGTGGTGTTCGAGAAGCCCTTCGGTACCGACGCCGAGTCCTTCGCCGAGCTGGACGACACCGTTCGTTCGGTGCTGACCGAGGAGCAGATCTACCGGATCGACCACTTCCTCGGGAAGGAGACGCTGCAGAACGTGCTGGCACTGCGGTTCGCCAACGGCATGTTCGAGCCCGTCTGGAACCGCCAGCACATCGACCACATCCAGATCGACTCGCCCGAGTCCATCGACATCGGCAGCCGTGCGTCGTTCTACGAGTCCACGGGTGCGCTGCGCGACATGGTCGTCACCCACCTGTTCCAGGTCCTGTCCATCATCGCCCTCGAACCCCCTGTGTCCCTGGACCCCTCGCCCCTGATGGACGAGAAGCGCAAGGTCTTCGAGTCGATGTCCACGCTGCGCTGCGAGGACGTCGTCTTCGGCCAGTACGAGGGCTACACCGAGTCCGAGGGCGTGGCGGCGGACTCCACGACCGAGACCTTCGTGGCCGCTCGCATCGAGATCGACAACTGGCGCTGGGCTGGCGTGCCGATCTACCTGCGCACCGGCAAGGCGATGGCGGAGAAGCGGCAGACCATGACGTTGGCGTTCAAGCGGCCGCCCCGGCAGATGTTCGCCGCACACGGCCTGCGCGCTGACGCCCACGACCACCTGACCCTCGACATGGCGGGCGATCAGGGCGTGACCGTGTCGTTCCTCGCCAAGCGGCCCGGACCTCGGCTGCGGTTGGGGCAGGCATCGATGCGCTTCAGCTACGAGCAGGACTTCGGCGCGACCGGCGGCGTGCAGCTGGACGCCTACGAACGACTGCTCCACGACGCCCTGCTCGGTGACCGCACGCTGTTCACCCGCGCCGACGGCATCGGCCGCACCTGGGAGCTGGTCAAGCCGATCCTCGAGCGTCCACCACGTGTGCTCCCCTACGCCCGCGGGTCGTGGGGACCGGAGGCGGCGACGGAGCTGATCGCCCCGCGCACCTGGCACCTGCCGGAGGACCACGAGCACTGA
- a CDS encoding 6-phosphogluconolactonase → MADTPTLEVLPDEAAVAARTAELITDVLAQPLPAGRTAPRAVALSGGGTPKAMYPLMAAVGTVPWSDVHVLQVDERQVGEDDPARNWLAIRDTLVIPTGAVGHPMPLEGDDYPVPEVVDVAQLGIGTDGHTASLIPGDPVLDVTGVDVARAGPYQGAVRLTLTAEAINRVGVLVWQIVGADKHEALERLMDGDTSIPAGLIRRGPRVVVVADRAAARG, encoded by the coding sequence ATGGCCGACACCCCGACGCTGGAAGTCCTGCCCGACGAGGCCGCCGTTGCCGCCCGTACCGCCGAGCTGATCACCGACGTGCTCGCCCAGCCGTTGCCGGCCGGCCGAACCGCGCCCCGCGCCGTTGCGTTGTCCGGCGGGGGGACGCCCAAGGCGATGTATCCGCTGATGGCGGCCGTCGGCACGGTGCCGTGGTCGGACGTGCACGTCCTGCAGGTCGACGAACGACAGGTGGGCGAGGACGACCCCGCCCGCAACTGGCTGGCGATCCGCGACACCCTCGTGATCCCGACCGGCGCCGTGGGGCACCCGATGCCGCTGGAGGGGGACGACTATCCCGTGCCCGAGGTGGTCGACGTCGCGCAGCTGGGCATCGGGACCGACGGCCACACGGCCTCGTTGATCCCCGGCGACCCGGTGCTGGACGTCACCGGGGTCGACGTGGCACGGGCCGGTCCCTACCAGGGTGCGGTCCGGCTGACCCTGACCGCCGAGGCGATCAACCGGGTCGGCGTGCTGGTGTGGCAGATCGTCGGGGCCGACAAGCACGAGGCCCTCGAACGGCTGATGGACGGCGACACGTCGATCCCCGCCGGGCTGATCCGTCGCGGGCCGAGGGTGGTCGTCGTCGCTGACAGGGCCGCGGCCCGCGGCTGA
- a CDS encoding DsrE family protein, with protein MPDPAPPRLLVVKATHAADDPERANLACNVAAAGVAGGAEVHLFLAMEGVRLALPNIGRVIEVEHAAGVEELLEAVYAAGSVTVCTPCAARRGLEPAAFRDGTAMGGSALFVELATRPNATALVY; from the coding sequence ATGCCAGACCCTGCCCCGCCCCGTCTGCTGGTCGTCAAGGCCACGCACGCCGCCGATGACCCCGAGCGCGCCAACCTGGCCTGCAACGTTGCTGCTGCCGGCGTGGCGGGCGGCGCCGAGGTGCACCTCTTCCTCGCCATGGAGGGGGTCCGGTTGGCCCTGCCCAACATCGGTCGGGTCATCGAGGTCGAGCACGCGGCCGGGGTGGAGGAGCTCCTCGAGGCCGTCTACGCCGCAGGGTCGGTGACGGTCTGCACGCCCTGCGCCGCCCGGCGAGGGCTGGAGCCGGCGGCCTTCCGCGATGGCACCGCCATGGGCGGTTCGGCCTTGTTCGTCGAGCTCGCGACCAGGCCCAACGCCACCGCGCTGGTCTACTGA
- a CDS encoding thioredoxin family protein, which produces MDRVVVLLLVIAATGAFSAWWKARDGRVRTTDAARPAGGDRSGQDRPDPVAGSSVSRWSTLPVEAADIAAAIAPASPLVFVEFTAPNCQPCVATREVLDRVTAGRSDVGIVALDVAEALDLVRAHRVMRAPTTLLITEEGHLLGRVSGVPREDELLALLDSTTPQPA; this is translated from the coding sequence ATGGACCGCGTCGTCGTCCTGCTGCTCGTCATCGCCGCCACCGGGGCGTTCAGCGCCTGGTGGAAGGCCCGTGACGGGCGAGTCCGGACCACGGACGCAGCGCGCCCGGCCGGTGGGGACCGCTCCGGTCAGGACCGGCCCGATCCCGTCGCCGGTTCGTCCGTGTCGCGCTGGTCGACCCTGCCGGTCGAGGCTGCCGACATCGCCGCCGCCATCGCCCCCGCCTCCCCCCTCGTGTTCGTGGAGTTCACCGCGCCGAACTGCCAGCCATGCGTCGCCACCCGTGAGGTGCTGGACCGGGTCACCGCCGGCCGCAGTGACGTCGGCATCGTGGCGCTCGACGTCGCGGAGGCACTGGACCTCGTGCGGGCCCACCGGGTGATGCGGGCCCCGACGACCCTGCTGATCACCGAGGAAGGCCACCTGCTCGGTCGCGTCAGCGGCGTGCCCCGTGAGGACGAGCTGCTGGCGTTGCTGGACTCCACGACCCCCCAGCCGGCCTAG
- a CDS encoding DUF4395 domain-containing protein, with product MSEPTSSQPLMIDVRGPRFSAALTFVVLATAYLTQSAAVLSVQVAVFAVAAIAGLRWSPYGNVFRFVKRRFDLGPPPETEPEAGPRFSQVMGLIFSGAGLAAVLAGATALGWGLVLVVVALSGLLAATGICVGCEMYAVGQRLRGGTA from the coding sequence ATGTCAGAACCAACATCCTCCCAACCGCTGATGATCGACGTCCGAGGACCCCGCTTCTCCGCTGCGCTGACCTTCGTGGTCCTCGCCACGGCGTACCTGACCCAGTCCGCGGCCGTGCTGTCGGTGCAGGTCGCCGTGTTCGCCGTCGCCGCGATCGCCGGGTTGCGCTGGTCGCCGTACGGCAACGTCTTCCGGTTCGTGAAGCGTCGGTTCGACCTCGGTCCGCCGCCGGAGACCGAGCCCGAGGCGGGACCACGGTTCAGCCAGGTGATGGGGCTGATCTTCAGCGGTGCCGGGCTGGCTGCGGTCCTTGCCGGTGCCACGGCGCTCGGATGGGGCCTGGTCCTCGTCGTCGTCGCGCTGTCGGGCCTGCTGGCCGCAACCGGCATCTGCGTGGGTTGCGAGATGTACGCCGTCGGCCAGCGCCTGCGCGGAGGGACCGCCTGA